The following proteins come from a genomic window of Panicum hallii strain FIL2 chromosome 8, PHallii_v3.1, whole genome shotgun sequence:
- the LOC112902559 gene encoding atherin-like, translating into MAALLGPEIFSRGFRFNPTPLELATYYLPRLVAGAPLQEAVRPVIHQADVYACEPADLARQFRPMPRTGHRFFFTSCKKGVRYACPGFWSLQRMTVIQDGTGAKVGEIKKLRYKKRGVFTDWLMDEFSTCCSEDAVVGDRQYVFCNIYVSPRAAPHSAARQESAAFIEPPAPAPVVIAQAAPPKRPAPQAAEPPCPKRTRGAVVAPTPPVVQPAAGCAASFAPPRPRVPNRGVAPPSTPSVTGSSPASAQPLAPAPTRLATPVPAPPRPLGQPKQQMPPPTLPVVRACHMPVQEVPAHHYRPQPSAQTKKMTRDPFEAAELRDKAEEERVVAASDLPSEESPAADQDDDWDELVESTEDIVPTAEAEEEAAANSEGSTMAEDAPDPASKESLDTICKVDQFACLMEAIG; encoded by the coding sequence ATGGCGGCGCTGCTGGGCCCGGAGATCTTTAGCCGCGGCTTCCGCTTCAACCCGACGCCGCTCGAGCTCGCCACCTACTACCTGCCGCGCCTCGTCGCCGGCGCGCCGCTGCAAGAGGCCGTCCGCCCCGTCATCCACCAAGCCGACGTCTACGCCTGCGAGCCCGCCGACCTCGCCCGCCAGTTCCGCCCCATGCCCAGGACCGGGCACCGCTTCTTCTTCACCTCCTGCAAGAAGGGTGTGCGCTACGCCTGCCCCGGCTTCTGGAGCCTGCAGCGCATGACGGTCATCCAGGACGGCACGGGAGCCAAGGTCGGCGAGATCAAGAAGCTCCGCTACAAGAAGCGCGGCGTGTTCACGGACTGGCTCATGGATGAGTTCTCGACGTGCTGCTCGGAGGACGCCGTCGTCGGCGATAGGCAGTACGTGTTCTGTAACATCTACGTCTCCCCCAGGGCCGCTCCACACTCCGCGGCGCGCCAAGAATCCGCTGCCTTCATCGAGCCACCTGCGCCTGCCCCCGTCGTGATCGCGCAGGCAGCGCCGCCCAAGAGGCCAGCGCCGCAGGCTGCCGAGCCGCCGTGCCCCAAGCGGACGCGGGGTGCCGTCGTCGCCCCGACGCCTCCGGTCGTGCAGCCGGCGGCCGGTTGCGCGGCGTCCTTCGCGCCACCACGGCCGCGCGTGCCTAACCGTGGCGTGGCTCCTCCGTCGACTCCCTCGGTGACAGGATCGTCGCCCGCTTCAGCTCAGCCTCTGGCGCCAGCTCCGACCCGTCTTGCAACGCCAGTGCCCGCGCCACCGCGGCCGCTTGGGCAGCCTAAGCAGCAGATGCCGCCGCCGACCCTCCCCGTGGTACGCGCCTGCCACATGCCAGTGCAAGAAGTACCGGCACACCACTACCGGCCTCAGCCGTCCGCGCAGACGAAGAAGATGACACGTGATCCGTTTGAAGCCGCTGAACTGAGAGACAAAGCAGAAGAGGAAAGGGTCGTCGCAGCATCTGATTTGCCGTCGGAGGAGTCCCCTGCTGCCGATCAAGATGACGACTGGGACGAGTTGGTAGAGTCCACTGAAGACATCGTGCCCACAgccgaagcagaggaggaagcggcTGCAAACTCTGAGGGCTCAACCATGGCTGAGGACGCGCCTGATCCAGCGTCCAAGGAGTCACTAGACACAATTTGCAAGGTGGACCAGTTTGCATGCTTAATGGAAGCAATTGGATGA